Genomic window (Cydia amplana chromosome 11, ilCydAmpl1.1, whole genome shotgun sequence):
GACGGCAGGTTGTGTTTGAGGAGGCGGGTGTACGTGTAGTATACAGTACCTAGCGCCGTGTTGAACAGGAAGGCGCCGCCGTCGCGGTGGAACACGTCCCACACGCGGCACGCGGCGTCCAGCGGCATGGCCTTGGCGAACGCCGTGTACAGCCACTCCAGCAGGTACAGCTCCGGCGCCAGCGTGTCCGCTAGTGACGGCAGGTTGTGTTTGAGGAGGCGGGTGTACGTGTAGTATACAGTACCTAGCGCCGTGTTGAACAGGAAGGCGCCGCCGTCGCGGTGGAACACGTCCCACACGCGGCACGCGGCGTCCAGCGGCATGGCCTTGGCGAACGCCGTGTACAGCCACTCCAGCAGGTACAGCTCCGGCGCCAGCGTGTCCGCTAGTGACGGCAGGTTGTGCTTGAGGAGGCGGGTGTACGCTCGCCAGAAGCGCTGGAAACACGAATTGATAGCGGTCAATTATTCCTACTCTTCAATACTCTTTGGTTAAGATATACACTCATAAGATATATTAAAATCAGACATATTCGCCAGCGCAGGCATTTACTTTAAAGATTATTGtgaagtggaaatccgtggtctctacCTACCCCTctgggaaataggcgtgattatatattTGTATGTATTATTGAGAACACTAAAGAATTTGATTTGAGTTTTGCTTGTTGAATGTTAAGTTTATTCTGTGGCTTTTCGTTAATGAGATGATTCAGTGACTACTGAAGCATATTTTATATGACTTCACATCACATAAAAATTTCGTAATAGTTTATCCAGTAGTTTGAGTTGCTTGCCAAAAAAGACGTGCTGGGTCAAACTGTGTCACAGAATACTTATTAAAGACAGTCTGACATCGCCATTGTTTAAgccaaattatttaaatgtacaattttcGTTCGAGGTTCAGGCAGACCCCGCAGACCGAAAAGGATATGGCgtgacgacttggacgcattttatccggattgaCGGAAAGtacaaacgacagggttgagtggaggaaaggacgggaggcctttgcccagcagtgggacaccaaatcaggctaacaaaaaaaaaatttcgtaGCCGATTGATCAAAGCCTTCATTCTCTATAGATCCAGTCGATAGATCCAAAATGGATCTAGTGAGACAAGTTTTTCTTCTTAGATCCAAAATGTATGTTGACATTTAGAACCTAGCTCACCTGCATAGTGTTGCCATCGCGGGTAAAAGCTGCCCGGAGCACGGGTTGCTCCAGCAGATTGGCGAAGCAAACGAACGCACACGGCGCTTCCATATTTAAGATCAGCACAGCTGCGATGAATGACATACCCTGCGAACAAAAATGGTTCCACATCACTACCTATTGACTAGCTAAATTactgaaaataactatttcaactACCCAAAGGGTTGTAAGAAAGAAAAGTAATTGACTtgtttgtaattttgtatggcAAAAACATCTAACATTTTAGGACATCAAACAGCTACCCTGATGGTAGTAAGAGACGCGAGGCTATGGCGTTATGATGAATTCACCTTTTTTGTATGAGATTTGTCCGACTGGCAAATGTGTTTATCCTTGTTTTGTCTGCATATTTTTGCGAGTTTTATGActactgtaaaatatttgcaTGTACCAATAGAAAACGAAACTAGCCAATTAGAAAAACTGTGCGTACCTATGCATTTATAGTACGGATACGGACTAAACGAGTGGCAACACACAATTCAGACacagattacaaaatacataccaTAAAAGAGGGAAACTACAACCaagaataaacttaaattaaacattactAACCTGTACATAACCAACGTCGGGACGATAGCACACATAAGCCGCCAGCAGCTCATGCAGAACCGTAAAATACGGCCCTCCCGGTTGAAATATACACAACTGTGGAAATGTCCGCGCGATATCGAGCTCTATCAACTCCATGGAACACTCATCACTCCTCTCTATTAGGTCTGGATTAGATTTAGAACAGCACTTAGGAGTCGTGTCACTGTGACATTTTAAGTTCTGCTCACTAAAATTCCTTGGTAAACCTAAGCGTTCCTTATCTTCAGTCTTTTCCTCAGTCTCTGATTCTCTGTGGATCTTCAACCGTTTTCTCCTGAGTTGTGCTTCGTGTAGCCGTTGTTTGGCCTTTGCGACGAACTCGCGGTAGTGGTGGTGGGTGATTTGGAGTTTGTTTTCGATGGCCAGCTGCCAGACTTTGCCGCGGATGGAGGGGGGCAGACCGCTCCACCATAGCTCTTGGGTGCGCTTTGCGTTTTTTCTGGAATAGAGAAGGGACATTGAGTGATATATAAgacaaataaaaaccggccaagtgcgagtcggactcgcgcacggagggttccgcaccatcaacaaaaaatagagcaaaacaagcaaaaaaacggtcacccatccaagtactgaccccgcccgatgttccttaacttcggtcaaaaatcacgtttgttgtatgggagcctcacttaaatctttattttatcctgtttttagtatttgttgttatagcggcaacagaaatacatcgtctgtgaaaatttcaactgtctagctatcacggttcgtgagatacagcctggtgacagacggacggacagcggagtcttagtaatagggtcccgtttttaccctttgggtacggaaccctaaaacaccTGTTAGTTCAAAATAGGGATTGACTGGAAAAGTTGAAAGTACGGTATTCCCCTACTTGTATATCCTTCATCAGACGGTAAAACCTTTTGTCCATTTTTGTCTTTTGGCACGTCAGGATCTAGGTTAAATTAGTCTTTAGTTAGAATTACCAACGGGACTCAATGCACATTGCACATTACGCACATTGCAATTAAAAAGTTCGGTACGTACTATTTCTGTTCTATTTCCAATTCaagccgtgcccccgccaagacgagagaataagggcaaaaggcagtgcatatcttttctcggcacgtttcgtcgtTTTTCGAACCCTCGTATAGTTTCGGCTTGGGTAATGCTAGGGGCTGAAATTTTTTGTATACCATGTTTGTTTTGACCAATAGCTATATATAAGTTTCCGGAATATATTTCTCCTATATCCAAACCGTAGTAATTTCTATAGCTGAACATCGCCTGAAACGAGTACCTAATACGTATTTAATTTTCTCGTACATTATTTTCATGTCACACTTAATAACATCCGGCTATATTTATTCTTCTGATATCAAACTATGTAAATAGCTCACGCTAACTAATGACAGCATAAATAAGGATAAAAACATCAACAGGTTAACTCATTTCTATATACATTTTGGATAAACTTTTCCTGTGTCAAACCAGGGCAAGAGACAATGAACATTGAACAAAATGGAAAAGAGAGAGTGTATTTGTTATTGCGGCTCGCAAACATTGTGTGTTGTGTGCGTAAGAAAAGAATTATGACAGCGATTAGTATCAGTCTTTGTCATGAGATCATGACTGTTTGTTTAGTCAATGGTAGCGATAAGTCTATGACTAAGATTAATAGTTCCTCATTCCGATTCTGTCCATATCCATAAGTAATTATTGTTAGAAAGTAAAAGGTTTAAATGGTGGCAAAAATCGCGCCCGAAGTTAATACGTTCATCAGCAATACCAATGTCATTGTGATATGTATCTTTTTGCCTCCTCTGACTATAAAGATGTCATTCGGAGCAGAACCTTTACCGGTCCACCATAAAGCCAATTCACTTTAAACAAGAGACGCTTTCTAGATAGATTTTCGCCTGTTGCTATCTCTtttgcacgcgcataattataatgCTATCAAACtcgcacagtgacattgacCACCGGTATCATGGGCGggaacagcaatataattatttatgcgcgtgcaatagagatagcaacaggcgggtcaatgtacgaaaatCTATCTGGAAAGTGTCTCTACTTTAATTATCTTTTGTAAGTACTGTGGTTAAAAAATACGATATTTAGCCGtgttttatttgtgtgttgatAATATCCTTAAATTTGTCTTTTAACTATAAATAACCAACTCACTGCGCGGACCAGTCGGGCAGGATGGCCTGCCACTCGCGCGCATGCCGCGCCAGCCGCTCCTCCTGCCGCAGCGACGCTCGCAGCCTTGCTGCCGACTCTCGTTAGTACAGAAGAGTGAACTCACTGCGCGGGCCAGTCGGGCAGGATGGCCTGCCACTCGCGCGCGTGCCTCGCTATCCGCTCCTCCTGCCGCAGCGACGCTCGCAGCCTTGCTGCCGACTCTCGTTAGTACAGAAGAGTGAACTCACTGCGCGGGCCAGTCGGGCAGGATGGCCTGCCACTCGCGCGCATGCCTCGCTATCCGCTCCTCCTGCCGCAGCGACGCTCGCAGCCTTGCTGCCGACTCTCGTTAGTACAGAAGAGTGAACTCACTGCGCGGGCCAGTCGGGCAGGATGGCCTGCCACTCGCGCGTATGCCTCGCTAGCCGCTCCTCCTGCCGCAGCGACGCTCGCAGCCTTGCTGCCGACTCTCGTTAGTACAGAAGAGTGAACTCACTGCGCGGGCCAGTCGGGCAGGATGGCCTGCCACTCGCGCGTATGCCTCGCTAGCCGCTCCTCCTGCCGCAGCGACGCTCGCAGCCTTGCTGCCGACTCTCGTTAGTACAGAAGAGTGAACTCACTGCGCGGGCCAGTCGGGCAGGATGGCCTGCCACTCGCGCGCGTGCCTCGCTATCCGCTCCTCCTGCCGCAGCGACGCTCGCAGCCTTGCTGCCGACTCTCGTTAGTACAGAAGAGTGAACTCACTGCGCGGGCCAGTCGGGCAGGATGGCCTGCCACTCGCGCGTATGCCTCGCTAGCCGCTCCTCCTGCCGCAGTGACGCTCGCAGCCTTGCTGCCGACTCTCGTTAGTACAGAAGAGTGAACTCACTGCGCGGGCCAGTCGGGCAGGATGGCCTGCCACTCGCGCGCATGCCGCGCTAGCCGCTCCTCCTGCCGCAGCGACGCTCGCAGCCTTGCTGCCGACTCTCGTTAGTACAGAAGAGTGAACTCACTGCGCGGGCCAGTCGGGCAGGATGGCCTGCCACTCGCGCGCATGCCTCGCTAGCCGCTCCTCCTGCCGCAGCGACGCTCGCAGCCTTGCTGCCGACTCTCGTTAGTACAGAAGAGTGAACTCACTGCGCGGACCAGTCGGGCAGGATGGCCTGCCACTCGCGCGCATGCCGCGCCAGCCGCTCCTCCTGCCGCAGCGACTCCTGCAGCCGCGCCAGCCTTGCCGCCGACTCTCGCTcgacgcgccgccgcgccgcttctaATATCCGCGCGTGCTCCGCCTTATGCCTGAGCGCCTCTTCTGTTGTCTTCGCGGGCAGGTTTGACGGTCTGAAACAGAAGAAACACAGCCGTCAATAACCTATTTTTACTTTATGAAAAAACTACCAAAACACGAATAGTGTTCTAAAGTTACTCAAACGTAGCTCAGAAGCATGTTAAAGAAATGTTTCTTTAACAAAAGAAAGAATAAAACG
Coding sequences:
- the LOC134652069 gene encoding TBC1 domain family member 14-like isoform X1; translated protein: MASPCQKGGMRLSEALDNMQLAYNPITKQLHFVSPKVEKPSEDTSDDLDKLSKKSSFSDEGNFSISTCEKSDTSDSPKSTLNWGGSVSGHKRGKDGGSFSSTVSSLSECSLGSSASKEDIGEVTSDQEQAKLKKKGLSGFFSRGVFPWKSSSSSKTSTSPTSTPTWRLFGSRSSGNLQREPAPAPPAPATPHHHRRQGSSASDKQFEDLVASSIALIQHDRPSNLPAKTTEEALRHKAEHARILEAARRRVERESAARLARLQESLRQEERLARHAREWQAILPDWSAQKNAKRTQELWWSGLPPSIRGKVWQLAIENKLQITHHHYREFVAKAKQRLHEAQLRRKRLKIHRESETEEKTEDKERLGLPRNFSEQNLKCHSDTTPKCCSKSNPDLIERSDECSMELIELDIARTFPQLCIFQPGGPYFTVLHELLAAYVCYRPDVGYVQGMSFIAAVLILNMEAPCAFVCFANLLEQPVLRAAFTRDGNTMQRFWRAYTRLLKHNLPSLADTLAPELYLLEWLYTAFAKAMPLDAACRVWDVFHRDGGAFLFNTALGTVYYTYTRLLKHNLPSLADTLAPELYLLEWLYTAFAKAMPLDAACRVWDVFHRDGGAFLFNTALGTVYYTYTRLLKHNLPSLADTLAPELYLLEWLYTAFAKAMPLDAACRVWDVFHRDGGAFLFNTALGILHLYQDELRDMDFISAAQFLTKLPDDLDSEALFRSISSVSMTLDGMTFEDLVLSEVCEDEDVRL
- the LOC134652069 gene encoding TBC1 domain family member 14-like isoform X2; the encoded protein is MASPCQKGGMRLSEALDNMQLAYNPITKQLHFVSPKVEKPSEDTSDDLDKLSKKSSFSDEGNFSISTCEKSDTSDSPKSTLNWGGSVSGHKRGKDGGSFSSTVSSLSECSLGSSASKEDIGEVTSDQEQAKLKKKGLSGFFSRGVFPWKSSSSSKTSTSPTSTPTWRLFGSRSSGNLQREPAPAPPAPATPHHHRRQGSSASDKQFEDLVASSIALIQHDRPSNLPAKTTEEALRHKAEHARILEAARRRVERESAARLARLQESLRQEERLARHAREWQAILPDWSAQKNAKRTQELWWSGLPPSIRGKVWQLAIENKLQITHHHYREFVAKAKQRLHEAQLRRKRLKIHRESETEEKTEDKERLGLPRNFSEQNLKCHSDTTPKCCSKSNPDLIERSDECSMELIELDIARTFPQLCIFQPGGPYFTVLHELLAAYVCYRPDVGYVQGMSFIAAVLILNMEAPCAFVCFANLLEQPVLRAAFTRDGNTMQRFWRAYTRLLKHNLPSLADTLAPELYLLEWLYTAFAKAMPLDAACRVWDVFHRDGGAFLFNTALGTVYYTYTRLLKHNLPSLADTLAPELYLLEWLYTAFAKAMPLDAACRVWDVFHRDGGAFLFNTALGILHLYQDELRDMDFISAAQFLTKLPDDLDSEALFRSISSVSMTLDGMTFEDLVLSEVCEDEDVRL